The following are encoded together in the Candidatus Rokuibacteriota bacterium genome:
- a CDS encoding ubiquinol-cytochrome c reductase iron-sulfur subunit, whose amino-acid sequence MAEGAFPEPSRRGFLNWFLGTAAGAFVLSVLYPVSRYLVPPEVTESTAGTVTLAIKPEEVKPNSGQIFKFGSRPGILVRTSQGELRAFTAVCTHLNCTVQYRPDLQHIWCACHNGHFDLNGRNIEGPPPRPLDAFVVNARGNQIIVSKGA is encoded by the coding sequence ATGGCGGAGGGAGCGTTCCCGGAACCCAGCCGGCGGGGGTTTCTCAACTGGTTTCTCGGCACGGCGGCGGGAGCCTTCGTGCTCTCGGTGCTCTACCCGGTGAGCCGGTATCTCGTGCCGCCGGAGGTCACCGAGTCCACCGCGGGGACGGTGACGCTCGCCATCAAGCCGGAGGAGGTCAAGCCGAACAGCGGCCAGATCTTCAAGTTCGGAAGCCGCCCGGGGATCCTGGTGCGGACGTCCCAGGGCGAGCTGCGCGCCTTCACGGCGGTCTGCACCCACCTCAACTGCACGGTCCAGTATCGGCCGGACCTGCAGCACATCTGGTGCGCGTGCCACAACGGCCACTTCGACCTCAACGGCCGGAACATCGAGGGACCGCCGCCGCGTCCGCTCGACGCCTTCGTCGTCAACGCGCGCGGCAACCAGATCATCGTGAGCAAGGGCGCCTGA